Proteins from a genomic interval of Streptomyces sp. Tu6071:
- a CDS encoding purine-cytosine permease family protein — protein sequence MSAPRSTGTTPPSAGAAASGGLVERRSIEAVPDAERHGRPFSQFTLWFGANLQITAVVTGALAVVLGADAFWSLIALLLGNLLGGAVMALHSAQGPRLGLPQMISSRAQFGVYGAIVPLVCVVVMYVGFFASGTVLAGQAVGHLTHLGDVTGIVVFALATALTAVVGYRVIHRLGRVASIVGALAFLYLGVRLLQRASLGDLLADHSFHLPAFLLAISLSASWQLAFGPYVADYSRYLPRDTSPRATFWCTLGGTVLGSQWSMAFGALAAAASAGAIAGDEVGYVVGLGGTGIIASVLYFVIALGKLTINVLNTYGGFMSVLTGVTGFRAQRTLSQRGRAGYVLAIMLAGTVVALLGRGNFLDSFSTFLLFLLIFFTPWSAINLVDYYVIAKERYDLPALSDPNGRYGGWRWRAIITYVLGILLQLPFISTEFYTGPLVDPLGGADISWIVGLVVPAALYALLARGDRAARVPEEMIWGGVESPEDALPPATAEDKAALAGGAAG from the coding sequence ATGTCAGCTCCCCGTTCCACCGGCACCACCCCGCCCTCCGCCGGGGCCGCCGCCTCCGGCGGCCTCGTCGAACGCCGTTCCATCGAGGCCGTCCCCGACGCCGAGCGGCACGGCCGCCCCTTCAGCCAGTTCACGCTGTGGTTCGGCGCCAACCTCCAGATCACCGCCGTCGTGACGGGCGCCCTCGCCGTCGTCCTCGGCGCCGACGCCTTCTGGTCGCTCATCGCCCTGCTGCTCGGCAACCTCCTCGGCGGCGCCGTCATGGCTCTGCACTCCGCGCAGGGACCCCGCCTCGGACTGCCGCAGATGATCTCCAGCCGTGCGCAGTTCGGCGTCTACGGGGCGATCGTCCCGCTCGTGTGCGTCGTCGTGATGTACGTCGGCTTCTTCGCCAGCGGCACCGTCCTCGCGGGGCAGGCCGTGGGCCACCTCACCCACCTCGGCGACGTCACCGGCATCGTCGTCTTCGCGCTCGCCACCGCGCTCACCGCCGTCGTCGGCTACCGCGTCATCCACCGCCTCGGCCGCGTCGCGAGCATCGTCGGCGCCCTCGCCTTCCTCTACCTCGGCGTCCGCCTGCTCCAGCGCGCCTCGCTCGGCGACCTCCTCGCCGACCACTCCTTCCACCTCCCCGCCTTCCTCCTCGCGATCTCGCTCTCCGCCTCCTGGCAGCTCGCCTTCGGCCCCTACGTCGCCGACTACTCCCGCTACCTGCCGCGCGACACCTCGCCGCGCGCCACCTTCTGGTGCACGCTCGGCGGCACGGTGCTCGGCTCGCAGTGGTCGATGGCCTTCGGCGCGCTCGCCGCGGCGGCCTCGGCGGGTGCCATCGCGGGCGACGAGGTCGGCTACGTGGTCGGGCTCGGCGGCACGGGGATCATCGCCTCCGTCCTCTACTTCGTGATCGCCCTCGGCAAGCTCACGATCAACGTGCTCAACACCTACGGCGGCTTCATGTCGGTCCTCACCGGGGTGACCGGCTTCCGCGCCCAGCGCACCCTGAGCCAGCGGGGGCGTGCCGGGTACGTGCTCGCGATCATGCTCGCGGGGACGGTCGTCGCGCTGCTCGGGCGTGGCAACTTCCTGGACTCGTTCTCGACGTTCCTGCTCTTCCTGCTGATCTTCTTCACGCCGTGGAGCGCGATCAACCTGGTCGACTACTACGTCATCGCCAAGGAGCGGTACGACCTCCCGGCGCTCTCCGACCCGAACGGCCGCTACGGCGGCTGGCGTTGGCGCGCGATCATCACGTACGTCCTCGGCATCCTCCTCCAGCTCCCCTTCATCTCGACCGAGTTCTACACGGGCCCGCTCGTGGACCCGCTCGGCGGCGCCGACATCTCCTGGATCGTCGGCCTGGTCGTCCCGGCCGCCCTCTACGCGCTCCTGGCCCGCGGCGACCGGGCGGCCCGCGTCCCGGAGGAGATGATCTGGGGCGGGGTGGAGAGCCCGGAGGACGCCCTCCCGCCCGCCACGGCGGAGGACAAGGCGGCGCTGGCGGGGGGTGCGGCCGGCTGA
- a CDS encoding type 1 glutamine amidotransferase: MATETRQDNGDGEAREPRLLVVRHHEGDGAGNWEQWLAEGGVRLDAVRAWEGEPLPERLTHDGLLVLGGAYLPDDDARAPWLPGTRALARQALGTGVPYFGICLGGQLLAHVAGGEVRGEHGTPEFGSVRLTLRPEAADDPLFHGLPAHPPAIENHIDAVTALPAGAHWLLSSADCPYQGFRVGAAAWGVQFHPEARAARIPAWNAGRLARHGAPDPASLHAHALREAPEAEAAWRTVAHRFAALVAERRGAAVA, encoded by the coding sequence GTGGCGACCGAGACGCGGCAGGACAACGGCGACGGCGAGGCGCGCGAGCCCCGCCTGCTCGTGGTGCGCCACCACGAGGGGGACGGGGCGGGGAACTGGGAGCAGTGGCTCGCGGAAGGCGGGGTGCGGCTCGATGCCGTACGGGCCTGGGAGGGCGAGCCGCTGCCCGAACGGCTCACGCACGACGGGCTGCTCGTCCTCGGCGGCGCCTATCTCCCCGACGACGACGCCCGCGCCCCCTGGCTCCCGGGGACCCGCGCACTCGCCCGGCAGGCGCTCGGCACGGGCGTCCCCTACTTCGGCATCTGCCTCGGCGGGCAACTCCTCGCCCACGTCGCCGGGGGAGAGGTGCGCGGCGAGCACGGGACACCCGAGTTCGGCAGCGTCCGGCTCACGCTGCGCCCCGAGGCGGCCGACGACCCGCTCTTCCACGGGCTGCCCGCGCACCCGCCCGCGATCGAGAACCACATCGACGCCGTCACGGCGCTCCCCGCGGGCGCGCACTGGCTCCTGAGCAGCGCCGACTGCCCGTACCAGGGCTTCCGCGTCGGCGCGGCGGCCTGGGGCGTCCAGTTCCACCCCGAGGCCCGCGCCGCGCGCATCCCGGCGTGGAACGCCGGGCGCCTCGCCCGCCACGGCGCCCCCGATCCCGCGAGCCTCCACGCCCACGCCCTGCGCGAGGCCCCCGAGGCGGAGGCCGCCTGGCGCACCGTCGCTCACCGCTTCGCCGCGCTGGTGGCGGAGCGGAGGGGTGCGGCGGTGGCGTGA
- a CDS encoding Cmx/CmrA family chloramphenicol efflux MFS transporter, whose protein sequence is MPLALYPLALAVFAMGTSEFMLAGLLPGLAPDLGVTVATAGLLTPAFAVGMVVGAPLVAVLARAWPRRACLVASVLLFGAAHAAGALTTSFAVLCGARVVAALANAGFLALALPAAAALVPPDRTGRALAVLLAGTTVATVAGVPGGAALGALYGWRAVFWGLAALCVPVALGVLKGVPAGRGHAGGPAPRAEAAVLRRPPLLLAMLLGALVNAATFASFTYLAPVVTGPAGLGERWVAVVLMLFGAGSFAGVTLAGRFSDRRPGLLLAVTGPALLAGWPALALAAGEPAVLLPLVCVLGALSFALGGTLVTRVLYEAGGAPTLAGACATTALNVGAAAGPLLAAPSLTTTAGPRGPLWTSTLLVALALLVACGSRAVPSGDDAARETSPAR, encoded by the coding sequence ATGCCTCTCGCCCTGTACCCGCTCGCCCTGGCCGTCTTCGCCATGGGCACTTCGGAGTTCATGCTCGCCGGGCTGCTGCCCGGACTCGCGCCGGATCTCGGCGTCACGGTCGCCACGGCCGGTCTGCTCACCCCCGCTTTCGCCGTCGGCATGGTCGTCGGCGCCCCGCTCGTCGCCGTACTCGCCCGCGCGTGGCCGCGACGCGCCTGCCTTGTCGCGTCCGTCCTCCTCTTCGGCGCCGCCCACGCCGCGGGCGCCCTCACGACGAGCTTCGCCGTCCTGTGCGGCGCGCGGGTCGTCGCCGCCCTCGCGAACGCGGGCTTCCTCGCCCTCGCGCTGCCCGCCGCCGCGGCGCTCGTCCCGCCGGACCGTACCGGGCGCGCGCTCGCCGTGCTGCTCGCGGGCACGACGGTGGCGACGGTCGCGGGGGTTCCCGGCGGCGCGGCGCTCGGCGCGCTGTACGGGTGGCGGGCGGTGTTCTGGGGGCTCGCGGCGCTGTGCGTGCCGGTGGCCCTCGGCGTGCTCAAGGGAGTGCCCGCCGGACGCGGCCACGCCGGGGGGCCGGCGCCGCGCGCGGAGGCGGCGGTGCTGCGCAGGCCGCCGCTGCTCCTCGCGATGCTGCTCGGCGCGCTGGTCAACGCGGCGACCTTCGCGAGCTTCACGTACCTCGCGCCGGTCGTGACGGGGCCTGCCGGTCTCGGGGAGCGCTGGGTCGCCGTGGTCCTGATGCTCTTCGGCGCGGGGTCCTTCGCGGGCGTCACGCTCGCGGGCCGCTTCTCGGACCGCCGCCCGGGTCTCCTGCTCGCGGTCACGGGTCCGGCGCTGCTCGCGGGCTGGCCCGCGCTGGCGCTCGCGGCGGGCGAACCGGCCGTGCTGCTGCCGCTCGTCTGCGTCCTCGGCGCGCTGTCGTTCGCGCTCGGCGGCACGCTCGTCACGCGTGTCCTGTACGAGGCGGGCGGGGCGCCGACGCTGGCGGGCGCCTGCGCGACGACGGCGCTCAACGTCGGCGCGGCGGCGGGCCCGCTCCTCGCCGCCCCGTCCCTCACGACGACGGCCGGGCCGCGCGGCCCCCTGTGGACGAGCACGCTCCTGGTCGCGCTGGCGCTGCTCGTGGCCTGCGGCTCCCGGGCGGTGCCGTCGGGTGACGACGCCGCACGGGAGACCTCTCCGGCACGGTAG